In one window of Maribacter sp. BPC-D8 DNA:
- a CDS encoding DUF5686 family protein, protein MRGIIFIFLSLCMFIAQGQTKIGGIVIDEQGEPVSFANVFFKNSTEGTITNDDGRFYIESENEYPIVIISFIGYTDYELQLDSKVAYDLEITMVEAAEQLNEVVLIAGKQSKKNNPAVDILRKIWSKKRQNGVRQFDQYAFDKYEKVEFDLNTIDSSLIKSKVFKGLEFVFQDLDTSRITGKTYLPIFLNETFSKIYGDNKIKEEKEEVLGNKNSGFENNQAIIAFVQDLYQEYDVYNNYLKFFDKSFTSPLSKTGVDVYNYALRDSAFIDNKWCYNIVYYPRRKNELTFKGDFWVNDSTWAVKNINLQVTKSANINWVKEIYIEQDFEVMNDSVFLLKRDYMLSDFSFNKKEESKGLYGKRTSVYDNYEFNKVKPREVYKKDRNPLDVTQIIKDDAFWEQNRLESLNKDEQGIYKLLDTLKTVPKFKTYYNFVSILGSGYVEVDKWNLDLGSVYDFFGYNTAEGARVRLGARTYYGQNDLWRIEGYTAYGFKDHKFKHGLAGKMLLDKNSRLIVSGGNRRDIEQLGVSLTATNDVLGRSIASSSLLTVGANNRLTNINLSALNFEIEPLTNLKLSVGGTFRTLSSALPGDFSLDYVNPESPTGVSSEIRQFDFNALVLYTPGKKTIGFGVERRDVNDTYSTILLNYTKGTKGVMNSDFDYDKLQFSYSQPWQLGGFGRLLSTVELGKTFGEVPLGLLSVVPGNQTFFSNYGTFPNLDFYEFVTDTYAAVHLQHNFNGRFFSRIPFLRKYNLREIVAVRGVWGDLSDENIALSAPATVNTPLRAPSEKIYYEYSFGIGNIFKVFRLDFNFRGNYLENPDARKFGVTGTFGFVF, encoded by the coding sequence ATGAGAGGGATAATTTTCATATTCTTAAGTCTATGTATGTTCATAGCTCAAGGTCAGACCAAAATTGGTGGTATTGTCATTGATGAGCAGGGTGAGCCTGTATCCTTCGCTAACGTATTCTTTAAAAATTCTACAGAAGGTACCATTACAAATGATGATGGTCGTTTTTATATAGAGTCTGAAAATGAATATCCTATAGTAATTATATCGTTTATCGGTTATACAGATTATGAACTTCAGTTAGATTCTAAAGTTGCCTATGACTTAGAAATAACCATGGTTGAAGCTGCAGAGCAGTTAAATGAAGTGGTATTGATAGCCGGCAAGCAATCTAAAAAGAATAATCCTGCGGTAGATATTCTTCGTAAAATTTGGTCAAAAAAACGCCAGAACGGTGTTCGGCAGTTTGATCAATATGCTTTTGATAAGTATGAAAAAGTAGAGTTCGATTTAAATACGATAGATAGTTCGCTTATAAAAAGTAAGGTCTTTAAAGGACTCGAATTTGTTTTTCAAGATTTAGATACTTCGCGTATAACGGGTAAAACATACTTGCCAATTTTCTTAAACGAGACTTTTTCTAAAATTTATGGAGATAACAAAATCAAAGAAGAGAAAGAGGAAGTTTTAGGTAATAAGAATTCCGGATTCGAAAATAATCAAGCGATCATAGCATTTGTACAAGACTTATATCAAGAGTATGATGTCTATAATAATTACCTGAAATTTTTCGATAAAAGTTTCACTAGTCCGCTATCAAAAACCGGAGTAGATGTATATAATTATGCCCTTCGAGATAGTGCTTTTATAGATAATAAGTGGTGTTATAATATTGTATACTATCCACGTCGTAAAAACGAATTAACTTTTAAAGGAGATTTTTGGGTAAATGATTCTACTTGGGCAGTAAAAAACATTAATCTTCAAGTTACCAAAAGTGCCAATATCAACTGGGTAAAAGAAATCTACATTGAGCAAGATTTTGAAGTAATGAATGATTCAGTGTTTCTTTTGAAACGCGATTATATGTTGAGTGATTTCAGTTTCAACAAAAAAGAAGAATCAAAAGGGTTGTACGGAAAGCGAACAAGTGTATATGATAATTACGAGTTCAATAAGGTTAAGCCAAGAGAGGTCTATAAAAAAGATAGAAACCCGTTAGATGTTACACAGATAATTAAAGACGATGCCTTTTGGGAACAGAACAGGTTAGAAAGTTTAAATAAAGATGAGCAGGGTATTTATAAGTTGCTCGACACCCTTAAAACGGTACCCAAATTTAAAACCTATTATAATTTTGTAAGTATTTTAGGATCTGGCTATGTAGAAGTAGATAAATGGAACTTAGACCTAGGGTCTGTTTATGATTTCTTCGGATACAATACAGCAGAAGGCGCACGAGTGCGACTTGGAGCGAGAACCTACTATGGGCAAAACGATCTTTGGCGAATAGAAGGATACACTGCATACGGATTCAAAGATCATAAATTTAAACACGGCTTGGCGGGTAAAATGCTGTTAGATAAAAATAGCAGATTAATCGTCTCTGGTGGTAACCGTAGAGATATAGAGCAGCTCGGTGTTAGCCTAACGGCAACCAATGATGTCTTAGGTCGTAGTATTGCTTCTTCTTCTTTATTAACGGTAGGTGCAAATAATAGATTAACGAATATTAATTTGAGTGCACTTAATTTTGAAATAGAGCCACTTACTAATTTAAAATTATCTGTAGGGGGTACTTTTAGAACTTTAAGTTCTGCACTGCCCGGTGATTTTAGTTTAGATTATGTAAATCCAGAATCTCCAACAGGGGTTTCATCAGAAATACGTCAATTCGATTTTAATGCATTGGTACTATATACACCGGGTAAGAAAACGATAGGTTTTGGGGTAGAGCGTAGAGATGTAAATGATACCTACAGTACTATATTATTGAATTATACAAAGGGAACAAAGGGAGTGATGAATAGTGATTTTGATTACGACAAGCTTCAGTTTTCATATAGCCAACCATGGCAACTAGGTGGTTTTGGTAGATTGTTGAGTACAGTAGAGCTTGGTAAAACATTTGGTGAGGTTCCTTTGGGTCTGTTGAGTGTAGTGCCTGGTAATCAAACCTTTTTCTCTAATTATGGTACATTCCCAAATTTAGATTTTTATGAATTTGTGACAGATACCTATGCAGCTGTTCATTTACAACATAACTTTAATGGTCGATTTTTCTCTAGAATTCCGTTCTTGAGAAAATATAATTTAAGAGAAATAGTAGCTGTTCGCGGAGTATGGGGAGATTTGTCTGATGAAAATATAGCACTAAGTGCGCCAGCAACAGTAAATACGCCATTACGTGCCCCGTCAGAAAAAATATACTATGAATATTCTTTTGGAATAGGGAACATATTTAAAGTATTCAGATTAGATTTCAATTTTAGAGGAAATTATTTAGAAAATCCCGATGCAAGAAAGTTCGGTGTAACCGGTACGTTTGGATTTGTCTTTTAA
- a CDS encoding inorganic diphosphatase has protein sequence MAAANGLTFDVLIEIPKGSRNKYEYDFDLHKIRFDRMLFSSMMYPGDYGFIPETLALDKDPLDVLVMGTEPTYPMTVMEVKPIGVFHMTDEKGPDEKIICVPVSDPIWSNNNDISDLNPHRLKEIEHFFQVYKDLEKKKVDTGGWSDAAKAVEIYHECVKRYDDSEHKAKRTFVI, from the coding sequence ATGGCAGCAGCAAATGGCTTAACCTTTGATGTTTTAATAGAAATTCCGAAAGGAAGTAGAAACAAGTACGAATACGATTTTGATTTACATAAAATTCGTTTTGACCGTATGTTGTTTTCTTCAATGATGTATCCTGGTGATTACGGATTCATACCTGAAACTTTAGCGTTGGATAAAGATCCATTAGACGTTTTAGTAATGGGAACGGAACCAACGTACCCAATGACGGTGATGGAAGTAAAGCCTATAGGTGTATTTCACATGACAGATGAGAAAGGTCCAGATGAAAAAATTATCTGTGTACCAGTTTCAGATCCAATCTGGAGCAATAACAATGATATAAGTGATTTGAATCCGCATAGATTAAAAGAAATCGAACATTTCTTTCAAGTATATAAAGATTTAGAAAAGAAAAAAGTTGATACAGGTGGGTGGAGCGATGCTGCTAAAGCAGTCGAAATCTACCACGAATGTGTTAAGAGATATGATGATAGTGAGCACAAAGCGAAGCGCACTTTTGTGATATAA